The Pseudodesulfovibrio sediminis genome includes the window CGTTGGACACGAAATTGATCACCGACACACGGCCGATATTGACTCCCCGGAGTTTGACGGGTGACCCCACAGCCAGACCGTTGATGGATTCGTCAAAGTAGGTTTCCAGGCCGTAGGTGGTTTCAAAGTATCGTCCGGCGCCCAGAATGATGATCACAGCAATGAGCATGCTGGCACCGACGATGATGAAGACACCTAATTTGAAATAGTCGTTTTTTCGTATCATCCGTATCCTCAGTTTCCTTTGGAGTCCTGATCGGTCATAGGGATTTTCAGTGACGGTTGACGGTGGAAGAAGCGTTTGACAAACAGGTTTTCCGAAGTATCCCGGAGGTGTTTTGGATCACCTTCCGCCACAATGGATTTAACGTCTTTGTCGAGCATGATAACCCGGTCTGCCGTTTTGTAAATGGATTCCAGTTCATGGGTGACGATGACGAAGGTAATGCCCAGATTTCGTGACAGTTCAAGTATGAGTTCGTCAAGTTCGGCACTGGAAATGGGATCAAGACCGGCTCCCGGTTCGTCCAGAAACAGGATGCCCGGATCAAGGGCCATGGCACGGGCAATGGCGGCCCTTTTTTTCATGCCGCCCGATAATGCCGCCGGCATCTGGTAGGCCGCGGCTTCAAGATTGACCATGGCGAGTTTTGATTTGGCCACGATCTCCATGGCCTCACGGGGGAGGGAGGTGAACTCCTCAAGGGGGAGCAGAATGTTTTGTAGCAGTGACATGGAGCCGAAAAGCGCCCCCATCTGATACATGACGCCAAACTTGCGAATGATGGCGTTTCGTTCATCTCCGGTCGCTGACGTCAGCTCGTCGTCACCATACCAGACTTCACCGGCCATGGGGTGGATGAGGCCGATCATGTTTTTCAGCAGGGTGGATTTGCCGCAGCCCGATCCGCCCAGAATGATGAAGACCTCGCCTTTCTTGATATCGAAACTGACATTGTCCACGATGACGTTGTCATCGTACCCGCAGGTAAGGTTGCGGACGCTGATAACGGTTTTCGGCGTGTTCATGATCTTCACCTATATTCCCAGATAGTAGAAGGCCATGGCGAATAGGCCGTCCGCAAAGGCGATGAGGATGATGCCGGAAACAACCGCGCTGGTGGTGGACAGGCCCACGGCGCTGGCTCCGGTCCGGGTCTGCATGCCGCGCAGGCAGCCCACTCCGGCCACGAGAAAACTGAACACGAGAGCCTTTGCCATTCCTCCCCAGAAATCGCTGAAGCTGAGATAGGCAAAGACGCGGGAGGTGAATGTCACCAGCGGGTATCCCAGCGAGAGCATGACCACGGCACCACCCACCAATGATGCCAGGTTGAAGAACATGGTCATCATGGGAATGACCATCATGGTTGACAGGAGCTTGGGCACGACCAGAAATTTCATGGGCGAAAGGCCCATTGTGGTCAGCGCGTCCAGCTCTTCATTGATTTTCATGGTGCCGATTTCTGCGGCAAAAGCCGAACCGGACCGGGCAGCCAGCAGAATGGAGGTCACCAGCGGGCCCATTTCCCGGAACATGACCAGTCCGAGCATGTTGGGCACGAATATTTCGCCGCCGAAACGTTGCAGGCTGATGGCAGACTGAAATGACATGATGAGTCCCATCAGAAAGCCGATGAGAATAATGATGAACAGGGAATCTACACCAACGTTGAGACAGGAAAGAACTACGTCCTTCCAGCGGACCTGTCCCGGTCGGAGAAGCGCCTGAACCAGGAGGGCAGAGGATTCGCCCACAAAGGTGATCATTTCGCGGAGGCCCCACCACAGCTCTCCCGTGGCTTTGCCTATGGCGACAGCGATGCCTCGGCGTTCTTTCTTTTTGTGACTCCAGGAGGGCAGCTCCTTGTCCCAGGTCAGGTTGACGAGTTTCTGATCTTCGTCCCTGAGGTTGTGCAGTGTCAGCTCGCTGCCGGATTGAAGGGCCAGCTGTTTGAGCTTGTGGAGCAGGGCAACACCGGCACCATCAATATACGTAATGGCTGACAGGTCGGCTGCTATGGAACGGACACTGTTCGGCCGCAATGCGTGAACTGCCTTTTCCCAGACGGCAGAGGTGCCCTGGGCATCCAGGCGACCGGCAAAGGCCATGACGAGTCCGCCATCCGTATTCGAGATGGTGACAGCGGTTTTTGATTGTTGGTCAGGTTGTCCAGTCATGCGATTGTGCCGGTTCCCATTGGAAGTCAAAATGCGTTTTATTCGTAATAATATCTGAGGATTTGAGAAATGGAAAGGTTGATATTCTCATTTGGCATTTGATCGGCTGAGAGAACTGTTGACATGGAAAGAAAAGAATATTATTCCTTTTAAGCATGAATAACAGAAAAATCGACAATCTTGATCTGGAAATCCTGAATATACTTCAGGTTGATGGCAAGGTCTCCAACGCCGAGATCGCCCGCAAGGTGGGTAAAGCCCCCTCCGCCGTGCTGGAACGTGTCCGCAAGCTGAAGCAGAGCGGCATCATCAAGGGGTACGAGTGTATTGTTGATCACAAAGCGCTCGGCAGTGGCTTGACCGCATTCACTTCCATTCGCGTGGAAGAGGGCGTCGGCGCCACCGAAGTCGGTCAGCGATTGGCCGAATTTCCCGAAGTGCTTGAAGTCCATTACACCGCCGGTCGTGATTCCTACCTGGTCAAAGTGCGCGTGGAAGATACGGAAGCGCTGCAGGCGACGCTGGCCAAGTTTGGCACGTTGGGACCTGTTCGCGACACGAATTCCACTATTGTACTGACCACAGTCAAGGAATCCAGAGTTATTCCGCTACCCGGTGACGATAAATAGCTATACCTTAAGGAGACTCAGATGACCACTGACATTTCCTCCCTGGATCCGAGAATCATTGCTCGGGGCAGGGAGTTCTTCAAGTCTATTTCCGGCGAATCACCCTCCATCTTCAATAAAGGATGGTGGACTGGCAAGGTGATGGACTGGTCCATGAAGAACGAAGACTTCAAAATACAGATGTTTCGTTTTGTTGACGTGTTGCCCTGTCTCAACACTTCTGAATCTCTTTCTCGGCATATTGAAGAATATTTCGCCACCGATGACGCCAATATCCCGGATGTGCTCAAATGGGGAGCGACCAAGACCAAGATTGGCGGCGGGCTTGTTGCCAAGGTCCTGAACAAGACCATCCGCTCCAACATTGAATCCATGGCGCGACAGTTCATTATCGGTCAGGTTTCCAAGGAAGCGGTCAAGGGCATCAAGAAACTCAGGAAAGACGGCTTTGCTTTTGTGCTCGATCTTCTGGGGGAGGCCACGGTCTCCGAGGCGGAATCCGCTG containing:
- a CDS encoding ABC transporter permease, with translation MTGQPDQQSKTAVTISNTDGGLVMAFAGRLDAQGTSAVWEKAVHALRPNSVRSIAADLSAITYIDGAGVALLHKLKQLALQSGSELTLHNLRDEDQKLVNLTWDKELPSWSHKKKERRGIAVAIGKATGELWWGLREMITFVGESSALLVQALLRPGQVRWKDVVLSCLNVGVDSLFIIILIGFLMGLIMSFQSAISLQRFGGEIFVPNMLGLVMFREMGPLVTSILLAARSGSAFAAEIGTMKINEELDALTTMGLSPMKFLVVPKLLSTMMVIPMMTMFFNLASLVGGAVVMLSLGYPLVTFTSRVFAYLSFSDFWGGMAKALVFSFLVAGVGCLRGMQTRTGASAVGLSTTSAVVSGIILIAFADGLFAMAFYYLGI
- a CDS encoding ABC transporter ATP-binding protein; the protein is MNTPKTVISVRNLTCGYDDNVIVDNVSFDIKKGEVFIILGGSGCGKSTLLKNMIGLIHPMAGEVWYGDDELTSATGDERNAIIRKFGVMYQMGALFGSMSLLQNILLPLEEFTSLPREAMEIVAKSKLAMVNLEAAAYQMPAALSGGMKKRAAIARAMALDPGILFLDEPGAGLDPISSAELDELILELSRNLGITFVIVTHELESIYKTADRVIMLDKDVKSIVAEGDPKHLRDTSENLFVKRFFHRQPSLKIPMTDQDSKGN
- a CDS encoding Lrp/AsnC family transcriptional regulator, with product MNNRKIDNLDLEILNILQVDGKVSNAEIARKVGKAPSAVLERVRKLKQSGIIKGYECIVDHKALGSGLTAFTSIRVEEGVGATEVGQRLAEFPEVLEVHYTAGRDSYLVKVRVEDTEALQATLAKFGTLGPVRDTNSTIVLTTVKESRVIPLPGDDK